A region of Epinephelus moara isolate mb chromosome 15, YSFRI_EMoa_1.0, whole genome shotgun sequence DNA encodes the following proteins:
- the LOC126401856 gene encoding OX-2 membrane glycoprotein-like isoform X1, which yields MVHRAVILLLCLLGFLQKGLAAVIETQQTVMAAVGEEALLTCQLMQPKDVVQVTWQKVLPEGVKNIATYTEYFGQRVNPDFRDKVEFKYAGLQNSSIVIKRVTEEDEGCYYCLFNTYPDGALTGSTCLQLYVSVIYWGGILGIGGGTHVPLNVYGDYGPVMHA from the exons ATGGTGCACCGAGCAGTCATCCTTCTCCTTTGTTTGTTGGGATTCCTTCAGAAAG GTCTAGCAGCTGTGATAGAGACTCAGCAGACTGTGATGGCAGCAGTGGGAGAAGAGGCTCTTTTAACCTGTCAGCTGATGCAACCTAAAGATGTTGTTCAAGTCACATGGCAGAAAGTTTTACCTGAGGGGGTGAAGAATATCGCTACTTACACCGAATACTTTGGTCAGAGAGTGAATCCTGACTTTAGAGATAAAGTGGAGTTTAAATATGCTGGACTGCAGAACAGCTCCATAGTTATCAAGAGGGTGACGGAGGAAGATGAAGGATGCTATTACTGTTTGTTTAACACCTACCCTGACGGAGCTCTCACTGGTTCAACCTGCCTCCAACTCTATG tttcagttatatattgggggggcattttgggcattggaGGGGGgacacatgtccccctcaatgtatatggtgactacggccctgtcatgcatgcataa
- the LOC126401856 gene encoding OX-2 membrane glycoprotein-like isoform X3 produces MVHRAVILLLCLLGFLQKGLAAVIETQQTVMAAVGEEALLTCQLMQPKDVVQVTWQKVLPEGVKNIATYTEYFGQRVNPDFRDKVEFKYAGLQNSSIVIKRVTEEDEGCYYCLFNTYPDGALTGSTCLQLYGVDEESGSDNSDRSPKHLY; encoded by the exons ATGGTGCACCGAGCAGTCATCCTTCTCCTTTGTTTGTTGGGATTCCTTCAGAAAG GTCTAGCAGCTGTGATAGAGACTCAGCAGACTGTGATGGCAGCAGTGGGAGAAGAGGCTCTTTTAACCTGTCAGCTGATGCAACCTAAAGATGTTGTTCAAGTCACATGGCAGAAAGTTTTACCTGAGGGGGTGAAGAATATCGCTACTTACACCGAATACTTTGGTCAGAGAGTGAATCCTGACTTTAGAGATAAAGTGGAGTTTAAATATGCTGGACTGCAGAACAGCTCCATAGTTATCAAGAGGGTGACGGAGGAAGATGAAGGATGCTATTACTGTTTGTTTAACACCTACCCTGACGGAGCTCTCACTGGTTCAACCTGCCTCCAACTCTATG GTGTTGATGAGGAATCTGGGTCTGATAACAGTGATCGCA GTCCAAAACATCTTTACTGA
- the LOC126401856 gene encoding OX-2 membrane glycoprotein-like isoform X2: MVHRAVILLLCLLGFLQKGLAAVIETQQTVMAAVGEEALLTCQLMQPKDVVQVTWQKVLPEGVKNIATYTEYFGQRVNPDFRDKVEFKYAGLQNSSIVIKRVTEEDEGCYYCLFNTYPDGALTGSTCLQLYVSVIYWGGILGIGGGTHVPLNVYGDYGPVMHA, encoded by the exons ATGGTGCACCGAGCAGTCATCCTCCTCCTTTGTTTGTTGGGATTCCTTCAGAAAG GTCTAGCAGCTGTGATAGAGACTCAGCAGACTGTGATGGCAGCAGTGGGAGAAGAGGCTCTTTTAACCTGTCAGCTGATGCAACCTAAAGATGTTGTTCAAGTCACATGGCAGAAAGTTTTACCTGAGGGGGTGAAGAATATCGCTACTTACACCGAATACTTTGGTCAGAGAGTGAATCCTGACTTTAGAGATAAAGTGGAGTTTAAATATGCTGGACTGCAGAACAGCTCCATAGTTATCAAGAGGGTGACGGAGGAAGATGAAGGATGCTATTACTGTTTGTTTAACACCTACCCTGACGGAGCTCTCACTGGTTCAACCTGCCTCCAACTCTATG tttcagttatatattgggggggcattttgggcattggaGGGGGgacacatgtccccctcaatgtatatggtgactacggccctgtcatgcatgcataa